The Halichondria panicea chromosome 10, odHalPani1.1, whole genome shotgun sequence region TGGTTGCATGAGATCATCacttgtgtgtgcacgtgttcGTCAGAGCTGGTTGCCGGGAGACTCCTGGCACACCTCCTGTTACACTCCAACACTTCAGATCAGGTGAGGAATATActtcactatatatatatgtgatTACAGTTGTATATACACGCTGTCCCGTACACATGTGCATCGGAAGTGAGAATTGTCACTCCACTATAAAAGCAAAGCAGGTCACCTTCTATCATCCCCAAGACTttgtagcatgtgtttggacctgtgttagcaggcgaactctttattacagccactgttggtctgccccagggtgaccactatagagACAAGTTTCTAAATCTTTGTATACTTGCAGCTGTCTCAAGTGCTAGACATCTATTGGGAGATACAAATCCGGCATCCCCAccttgctgagtcagctataTCAGCAGCCATGGGCAGACTCCAGCGACTAAGCCACACTGCCAGTGACAGAGGAGGTGGTCTAGTGTTGTCCTTCGTAAAGAATATGCTGACAGTGCTGGAGGGAATGGACACCTCCTCAGCAAGACAATCCCATACACGGTAATTGTTGTCATAGTTATTTCTCTGTCTAGAAAATAAAATTTTAACTGGAGGATTACATTGCTTGTTGTATATGCTACCccctacaccacacacacatcacacacacacacatacacccacaccacacagggGTGCGTTTCTCTCGGCTCTCTCCCTCCAACTCCTCAACTTAGCTCAGTTGCTCCCAACCTCCCTCTCAAGTAACGCCTACCCACAGTTCCTGGTCATCCTTAGACTGCTCCGCtgcattctgattggtcaatCTAAGCTGGCGTCCAGAGAGGTCTCGTATCAGAGTGCCTGCAAATTGTTACAGGTCCTTTTTTCGTCTTTCTTTACTCTCCTCAAAAGCTCCACACAAACCACTCTGAAGGGTGGGTCAGCTTGTTGTGCAACACTGTAGTGTACATCttgtgtaccgtattactattGAGAGTGAAACACTTTTTCGAATACcctaaatcagcagaaaatttgacactTCCTACTGATCTAACTTTTGCGACTAGGTATAGCTCGTGATGTCATACTTGAAGTATCGGTATACATCTTTGTGATTTACACTAGTTTGCATATGTTGGATTCTCGCAAAACATTTAATACGATATCTCATCCTCTCTCCTGGTTCATAGGAGGACAGACTGAGTTAGCTGTGGAGATGTGCCTCGGGAAGTGCAGGGATCTGATTGGCTGGTGTGTTACGAAGGCCAACTCTGATATTTCCCACCCCTTACAGACCCTAGCCCACTCCACCATCATGGGGAGTATACTGTCAGAGGTATGCAAGACTTCCATACTGAATTACGTATAAAATTGTAGGATTGTGGTACTGTAAATGTACACTCAGTGACTGTACCCTCAGTGACTGTACCCTCAGTGACTGTACCCTCAGTGACTGTACACTCAGTGACTGTACACTACTGTGCAATACAATATGCAATATCCTATGATTTTTTTTAACTCGTACATTTTGTATATTCACAGGAGATCAGCTGTTATTTCTCCAAGTCCAAGCTCTCACAAGGTACTCTCTGTATTCATTCCAGCGTTAATTAATTAagccccccctccacacagcAAGGATCCTTGACACCGCCCCCTCTACTCTGTCACACCCTCCACTCCTCACAGCTGGCATTGGCCTGCGTCCGAGCTCTCTCTATAGGCCAAAGTTCAACTCTCGGGAAGTCCGCCACTCGGGCACTCTCAGCTCCCGGCGGACTGGCCGTAACCATAAAAACGATCTTGTATGTTTTTCGCATCTGAATATAaatgatgtataattattgttttacaCACAGctagtgtatacatgcattgcTATTCCACATTGTATGACCTACATCTATTTTCAGATAATGTACTTACTctacacccccccacacacacacacacacacacacacacacacacacacacacacaggacgaAGACTATATTGAAGTAGCAGTCATCACAAATACAAGCCACCTCCTCCAGTTACTCCTAGTCTTGACACCTCATGACTCCAACCAAACCACCTCCAGTAGTCTGTCCAATGCAACAACTGCCTTAGGCCCTACGCAGTGGTCTGGCATCGAGGGCCTGGCTCACATTTTCATGGACGCAGTGGCCCCTACGAGTGGGGTGGAGCTTGTGCAGTGGCCCGAGGAGGACTCTCTCAAATATACACTGGAATAGTGCGTTGATATCTCCTCAATGTGTAGCCACAGgcacttaataattatgttgtagcttGAATGGACATAAATAATATTGTTGTATTGTTCATAGGATTGCTGCATataatgtattgtgtgtgcatacacatgcacacaccacacacacacacacacacacacacacacacacacacacacacatacacccacacacacacacacacacacacacacacatactgcaGTGATCTGACCATAAAGAGGAAGTTCGATGAGACTCCGATCTTGTGGCATTTTCTTGTCCTATTCTCGGAACAAAATGGTCGCTCCCGTCCACTCGTCATCTGTGGCTCACTCATACGCAGCCTCCTCACAATGCTGAGCCAGCACTGGCAGCGTTGTCGGTCGGACAGTGTGTCGTTGTTTCCATGGGAACTGGAAAACTCGGTGTTACTAGTCGAGTGCTTAGCTAAGGTGTGTAGCCCATGCATGGTGTGCATGATGGTTGATTGTCTTTGAACATTTGAACTTTTTGATGTATtctgtagctagctcttgtaATATCatagtctcgcaccagccctTAGGTTTTGTTTTCTACCTAGCGTTCCAATAGAAAAAAATcggggctggtgcgagactatGTCTGTCCTACCCTATGCTGTAATTCATGATTCAAGTTTGTCCCCTCAGGCTGGATGGATTCCCGCCCCCCTGTCATTTGTGGGGGAGCTGTTTCCAGCTGTCTCCACCGGAGAGGTCTATCTCCTGTTAGCAGCTGTACACACTTTTTTGAAGGTAGCCTGTGGGCCTGAAtgattgcataataatgaATTGAGTACTTGTTTTTTTTTACGTGCAGGAAAATTTCAAACAAATTTTGAGTGGGGCACCAATTAACAGCTGCAAAGGTACAGTGATATACATTCGTACAATTGTGTAAAcatgtgtaatgtgtgtgcatgtgcttatTGGTCCCGTCCCGCCCCCACAGACACTGGTTACAAGGAGGTGATCAAGTCCACCCTGCTCAACAATATTAGTCGTCTGGGTCACCTATATCCTCGCTACAATGAGTACTGCTCTGAACACAATGGCATAGACAATTAGACAATTATTTTGTTATCACAACGTTTGTTGACATTAAAAAGTGAAAAAATATAAGTTTTTGTTCCACCAGGCCGATATTTGTCTAATTGAACGCGTGGCTACAATCGAATTATAGCCGCCCTTGAAGTGGGAAACGAGATACGCCCACTTTCCTTGCAAGATtcaagagctagagctagctagctagcatggCGTCGTCCCCTCTCAAGCGAGTGTTCGACTACAAGCTGGTCTTTGACAGTCTCTGCGACAGCAATGGCATGGTCAGACTGGAGACACTCACTGCGAGATGGCCAATCAGCCAAACCTCTGAACCTGGTAACGTGCTAGAGCCCATTGCATTGTGGATATAAATTTTAATGGTAGTAGATCCAGCTAAATTTTTATCTAagctggctagctagctactaaagCTGTGTGATTGTTGTCTTAAGCTGTGTAACACATTTTGTTTGTCCCTGTAGACTCGAAGGTACCTCACGGCTGTGTGAAGCATTGGAGACACTCTGCCGACAAAGATGGCTATTTGGACTGGAGCGGCTTCTCCACTGGCCTGCAGGCTGCACTCGTTGAAGACTCGTCTCGATTGGCCCGAGCTGGCAAGCCGGACATACCACGGAGCAAAGCTGAGCAGAAACTTGCCTCTCTTCGTCTGAAGGGAGTAGCTGGTCAAGGTGGCCCTCCTCTGATGGGGAAGGTGACTGCTGGAGAAATAGAGAGCTTCTTGTCCGAGTGTGGAAAAGACGTGCTCATGAAGGCTCTTAAGAAGATGAGAAAGGAGGTGTACAAGGGACAGCTGTCTCTCCATCGCGGGGCTAGCAGCCCCAGAACCAAATCAGTCGGTGGGTAAAATATAGTTTTAGCTGGCTCGTTTTTGgatatactgtacattcacAATGATAGTAACTATTATTTTTCACCCACAGATCAGGCCCCAGTTGCTGGTGAAGGTAAGAGGTCTCGTCCAGCGAGTGGTAGCAAGGGAGGTGGCATTGCTTCGAGGGAGAGGGAGGAGCTTGTGTGTGGTCTCGAGATGATGGAAAGAACGAGGAAGTGGTACAAAGATAGACTAAAAATCCTGACCACTGAAGAGTCACAAAATCCATCTCATTCTAAAACAGTAAGTGGCTGAGTCCATCCTTCGCATCTACTTAAATGTTTTGCAACAGTATGTCATTTTGATCGCGAAGTGATCCAATTACATGTCTGAGGATTGTTATAGATTGTTGTGAAACTTGTATCAGATCAGAAATTGGTTGATCCGATAGTTTACCCAAATGCCTCAATGCGAGTTTTTGTTTGAACAACGAGCTCATTAATTTTTCTCTCAATAATAAGCTATAAGTTTCCCCCCCTTTGCGATAGGTGAAGGCTGCAGAGTTGTTGGAGGTTCTTGAGCGTGGCACAAGCACTAAGAGTGAAATGCTGTCCCACTTGAAGGAGATTAACGGCCATCTTGATTCTCTCTCCTCCCCTGCCCCCTCCCTCACGATTGAGCAACAGAGCCGCCTCACCACACAGCTGCAGAGGTGGACCGATGCTAGACATGAGAAGACAAAACCACAATCTTTACCAGGTCAGTTATTTCATTTTAATACCTCAAGAGCGCAGCGCGTATTCTCCTCTGTTTTCCTTCAATTTGAATTGAACCTTTGTTAAATTGTGTCCTTCAAATAGTTTTTATCCCTCACAtacctccccccacacacatgcacacacgcagtTGGTGCACCTCCTGAACATGTCGGAAAAGCAGTTGTTGAGTTTAGTCCAGAAGAACAACCATCACACTCGTCCACCATTGTCGTGGATACACGCACTACGCCCACCTTCCCTGTACGAACATCCGAAGAGGCATCACGACAAAAAATGGCAACTCAAAGAGCTTCCTCAACTACAGCAGTTAATCGAATTGGCATTACATCATCCGGTAAAATCGCTGGACACAGACAAGAGAAGCCATACCAGACACAGCCACGATATGCATCCAGCCAGAACTTAAGAACACAGCATAGCCACCAAGATCGAGATTCTGAGAGGCCGATGCCGCAGCGGACACCCAAAAGAGCGCATTCCTTCACCTCCCCCACACGAAAGAGCCATACAGAGCTGCAACAGTCTGAACCTACCAACACTGTAACGGACTATCCTGTTCACAGACCACCACAGCAGTACCCGCTGAGAGGCACCACTTCAATGCAGGAGTTGCAACCAGGTCACAGAACGGCCACTACAGACAGGCACTCCAAACAAACAGCTGGACACCTATCGAAAAGCTTGTCTGTTCGCAATGTTTCAACTGGTAATCACGGGAGTCATGTGTCAACTGCAGGGCCTAATCTGATCCATCAGCAAGTGTACAATACTGGGATGTCACACTCTGTACAAACTCTTCCCATTGGTCGGTCGTCTGACAGATACCGTGGTCACCATGGTGATGGACGCTCTCAACGACATGTAAGAAATCAGGTGAGTGATTATGTGTTTGTATATGTTTTATGTTTTATAGGAAGTGTTTTAATTAATAGGAAGTATAA contains the following coding sequences:
- the LOC135343368 gene encoding integrator complex subunit 5-like, translating into MTVATNNTNPVLTSLQTLLQPDPDPTTADGGDVQQAAAILSGKVDTSLSLLTSTPSLHSLALEVVANALVFQYTHTRPVTGEGEESLSGQLGQVWQFLDHALSHCPRGWAATLYKWCLKVLSRFTQVHVQSSPATVEEAMSKWLGLSLLAPVFSFLRRCTTILVESGQVEYCLDNLFPLCAPHAPNLSWLLAHIVSQYPSEMMPLLLDHTLSFPYPPALPLSQPTPHSFTSLTQALTFLSRTYRDQLKHATVEALSRILDGGSGSVRMMLIVATHCPPLTKFLAADCLQFITSAKIRSLMTNRDKATPTKESHDSHMTKVEEDQDEGEILSDEEEMDSKSQGGPPYAILEEVVGLVCGLLGHLRGPEAVRALNTVMDVYLHTTSFLRTQEEHVEEGEIVRESPLEAVVEGCRRVMSDFLSRLHSSTSLTQLTPQQGSAGAEVNRVVSVECGLVEWAEKLLDHFRDENNDCRICISWLHEIITCVCTCSSELVAGRLLAHLLLHSNTSDQLSQVLDIYWEIQIRHPHLAESAISAAMGRLQRLSHTASDRGGGLVLSFVKNMLTVLEGMDTSSARQSHTRGAFLSALSLQLLNLAQLLPTSLSSNAYPQFLVILRLLRCILIGQSKLASREVSYQSACKLLQVLFSSFFTLLKSSTQTTLKGGQTELAVEMCLGKCRDLIGWCVTKANSDISHPLQTLAHSTIMGSILSEEISCYFSKSKLSQARILDTAPSTLSHPPLLTAGIGLRPSSLYRPKFNSREVRHSGTLSSRRTGRNHKNDLDEDYIEVAVITNTSHLLQLLLVLTPHDSNQTTSSSLSNATTALGPTQWSGIEGLAHIFMDAVAPTSGVELVQWPEEDSLKYTLEYDLTIKRKFDETPILWHFLVLFSEQNGRSRPLVICGSLIRSLLTMLSQHWQRCRSDSVSLFPWELENSVLLVECLAKAGWIPAPLSFVGELFPAVSTGEVYLLLAAVHTFLKENFKQILSGAPINSCKDTGYKEVIKSTLLNNISRLGHLYPRYNEYCSEHNGIDN
- the LOC135343370 gene encoding uncharacterized protein LOC135343370; the encoded protein is MASSPLKRVFDYKLVFDSLCDSNGMVRLETLTARWPISQTSEPDSKVPHGCVKHWRHSADKDGYLDWSGFSTGLQAALVEDSSRLARAGKPDIPRSKAEQKLASLRLKGVAGQGGPPLMGKVTAGEIESFLSECGKDVLMKALKKMRKEVYKGQLSLHRGASSPRTKSVDQAPVAGEGKRSRPASGSKGGGIASREREELVCGLEMMERTRKWYKDRLKILTTEESQNPSHSKTVKAAELLEVLERGTSTKSEMLSHLKEINGHLDSLSSPAPSLTIEQQSRLTTQLQRWTDARHEKTKPQSLPVGAPPEHVGKAVVEFSPEEQPSHSSTIVVDTRTTPTFPVRTSEEASRQKMATQRASSTTAVNRIGITSSGKIAGHRQEKPYQTQPRYASSQNLRTQHSHQDRDSERPMPQRTPKRAHSFTSPTRKSHTELQQSEPTNTVTDYPVHRPPQQYPLRGTTSMQELQPGHRTATTDRHSKQTAGHLSKSLSVRNVSTGNHGSHVSTAGPNLIHQQVYNTGMSHSVQTLPIGRSSDRYRGHHGDGRSQRHVRNQVADKPPQSLGGNFQSIV